Proteins from a single region of Dasypus novemcinctus isolate mDasNov1 chromosome 16, mDasNov1.1.hap2, whole genome shotgun sequence:
- the LOC101432866 gene encoding L-xylulose reductase-like, whose product MEPGLVGLWALVTGVGKSIGCAIVQVLHAVGTQVMAMSRTRADLDILACECSGVKTVCMDLGDWEATEQELGGMGPMDLLVNNAAIALLQPFQEITKEVFDTSFDMNLWAVMQVSQIVARGLVAWGTPGTIMNISSQASQHAIDRHSIYCSTKGAQDMLTKAMALELGPHKICINVVNPTVVSTPMGTVNWSDPQKVKTMLDCMPLGRFAKMENVVGSILFLLSDHSGMTTSATLPMDGGFLAT is encoded by the exons atGGAGCCAGGGCTCGTGGGCCTCTGGGCGTTGGTCACTGGTGTGGGCAAAAGCATCGGGTGTGCCATAGTCCAGGTGCTGCATGCAGTGGGCACGCAGGTCATGGCCATGAGCCGCACCCGGGCTGACCTGGACATCCTGGCCTGTGAGTGCTCGGGCGTCAAGACTGTGTGCATGGACCTGGGTGACTGGGAGGCCACAGAACAGGAGCTGGGTGGCATGGGCCCCATGGACCTGCTGGTTAACAACGCTGCCATAGCCCTGCTGCAGCCCTTCCAGGAGATCACCAAGGAGGTGTTTGACACATCCTTCGACATGAACCTGTGGGCTGTCATGCAGGTGTCCCAGATTGTGGCCAGGGGCTTGGTGGCCTGGGGAACTCCTGGGACCATCATGAACATCTCCAGCCAGGCCTCCCAGCATGCCATTGACAGACACAGCATCTACT gtTCCACCAAGGGTGCCCAGGACATGCTGACTAAGGCCATGGCCCTGGAGCTCGGGCCACATAAGATTTGCATCAATGTGGTAAACCCCACAGTGGTGAGCACACCCATGGGCACAGTCAACTGGAGTGACCCCCAGAAGGTCAAGACCATGCTGGACTGCATGCCACTCGGCAGGTTTGCCAAGATGGAGAACGTGGTGGGCAGCATCCTCTTCCTGCTGAGTGACCACAGCGGCATGACCACAAGTGCCACCCTGCCCATGGATGGGGGCTTCCTGGCCACCTGA